The following DNA comes from Candidatus Cloacimonadota bacterium.
GTCGAAGCTGATATCTACCCCGCCACGCACAGCGAATATGGTATGAACGACGACATCAGCGGCTATGACAGCGGTTATGATTTTGCCTATTCGCGCGACAAAGACGGCGATGGCGGGCTAAGCCCCAACTGGCTGGGGCACAAGCTGATCCTGCCGAGTTTCGAGGGCAGCAGGGCCTGCTGGGCCTGGCCGCTGAATTTTTCTCCCAAAGACCTTGATCCCCGCTCCTTTGATTTCATGCCCCTGCGCACCGCCAATGAAAAGTACTGGCTAATGACCGGACGCGGCATTAATCCATACTATTGCTTCCCCCTCAACTCAGATGACGGAACCGTGACCGAGGAGCCGAGATGGGGCGACACCCGGTTTCTGAACTGCCTCTGCGGAGCTCAGCCAACCCCCACTGACCCGGAGCCGGCTGGCCGGCTGAATCTCGCGCCGGGCGATAACATCAGCTATTACAGCATTTACTTCGTGGGCGCTGGATTGGAAGGTTTACGCGCCCAGAGCCAGTTCATAGACAGTTTCATCGCCGGAGGACTGGACATCGGTTCCACCTGCGGCCTCACCTGCATCCCCTATCTCACTGATTTCCAAGTGGTTGACAATCAGGTGGCGCGCCTCGACTGGCATTCCTTCACCGATCCCCACCACTTTGAGCTCAAATACAAACCCTGGGATGCTCCTGCCTCACAGTGGATCACCCGCGAATTGCCGGCGCAGAGCCGCTCCGTCTGGATCTGGGACCTCGATCCCGCCCTCTGGTATCAGATCAAGCTCGCCGCCATCTACGATCCAGGTCCCCAAGAGGTTTATCTCGAAAGCGAGACCCTGCTCACCTCGCTCAGCCAGGATTCGGAACCCGGCATCGAGGTTCCTCCGGTGGAACTCAGCCTTGCCAGTTTTCCCAATCCCATTAGGGAAAAGGCGTTGGTGAGCTTCGCTGTGACGGCAGATGGACCCACCAGACTGCAGGTTTTCAATTCTAGAGGCCAGCTCGTGCGAGAACTTCTATCTGAACAGAAGGGCCCTGGGGTTTACCAAAAGATCTGGGACGGCCGGGACGCCAACGGCGTATCCTGCTCTGCGGGAATCTATTTCCTACGTTTGGAAAGCAGCGGCACCAGCCTTATCCGAAAAATCGCTTTGGTAAGATAGGGCTAAATTCAGCCTTCTGGGAGCGGGATAGGGTTATTGCTATTGGAGATGTGTCTCTAAAAGCCCAAAGGACTTAATATGCCTTGACGTCATAGGCGACCTGTAAATAGTTTTAACACTCAAAGAAAAATAACAGCGAGAAATCATTATGCATAGCGAACTGAAGGACTATCTTTTGAACGAAGGCAAAGCACCGCAGGACTATGTATTGGATAAATTTGAGAACCACGAGATCGTGCTTTTGGGTGAGATGCACTACATCCGCCAGCAAGTGGAAATGTATCACCGACTTATACCCCTTTTGCCAGAGCACGGCATAAACCTGTTTGC
Coding sequences within:
- a CDS encoding T9SS type A sorting domain-containing protein, which encodes MKRSLVLFVMLMVGILAALSPETGFDTKYMNRKIHNAGSLRLEVSNYGRCWGLDYPAQSGNKLLIEGSIWIGGKLQRRDDEGRKLFWLAQIPSADSSGTTFEGAPDWHSGLKAVVDTLCSVGWDQIMFPTGNGTYLDVWELLPAYNTLAAYTSHYPEYCDQDIVLKSILGFPAPREFAWPDPMGTYCFSQPQPESFVTPGFETLTGYFYDFCPLGTSGQRDLGTFRRYNQHYPLGIAIKRESFAWNLQNLDRMLVFKNTIYNCSDRDTIFDLALGEFVEADIYPATHSEYGMNDDISGYDSGYDFAYSRDKDGDGGLSPNWLGHKLILPSFEGSRACWAWPLNFSPKDLDPRSFDFMPLRTANEKYWLMTGRGINPYYCFPLNSDDGTVTEEPRWGDTRFLNCLCGAQPTPTDPEPAGRLNLAPGDNISYYSIYFVGAGLEGLRAQSQFIDSFIAGGLDIGSTCGLTCIPYLTDFQVVDNQVARLDWHSFTDPHHFELKYKPWDAPASQWITRELPAQSRSVWIWDLDPALWYQIKLAAIYDPGPQEVYLESETLLTSLSQDSEPGIEVPPVELSLASFPNPIREKALVSFAVTADGPTRLQVFNSRGQLVRELLSEQKGPGVYQKIWDGRDANGVSCSAGIYFLRLESSGTSLIRKIALVR